The following are from one region of the Cetobacterium somerae genome:
- a CDS encoding TIGR00266 family protein — protein MKIVQTSSTSASLVEFQLEKGESIRIEPGCMVYKDGCINLEGKVNGGFFAAIGKAFLGGESFFTSVATAKSSGRVAVAPKGFGNIKVLNVSSGNQWYINDGAFLACNTSVDYTSTRQKRLLNSILGGTGGFFILKSKGEGELLVNGFGDLIEIELDGSQPFQIDNGHVVCWQETLDYRLEIASGLFGFKSGEGLLNTFKGRGKVIIQTRNIQSFVDILVDYIPFPKQDKN, from the coding sequence TTGAAAATAGTTCAAACATCATCAACAAGTGCATCTCTTGTTGAATTTCAGTTAGAAAAGGGAGAAAGTATTCGAATTGAACCAGGTTGTATGGTTTATAAAGATGGATGTATAAATTTAGAGGGGAAAGTTAATGGTGGTTTTTTTGCAGCTATAGGGAAAGCATTTTTAGGAGGAGAAAGCTTTTTTACATCTGTAGCTACAGCTAAATCTTCGGGAAGAGTTGCAGTTGCTCCAAAAGGATTTGGAAATATAAAAGTTTTAAATGTATCTTCAGGAAATCAATGGTATATTAATGATGGAGCATTTTTAGCATGTAATACTTCAGTTGATTATACATCGACAAGACAAAAAAGACTTTTAAACTCTATTTTAGGAGGAACAGGTGGATTTTTTATTTTAAAATCTAAAGGGGAAGGTGAACTTTTAGTCAATGGATTTGGAGATTTAATTGAGATAGAGTTAGATGGTTCACAACCTTTTCAAATAGACAATGGTCATGTAGTTTGTTGGCAAGAAACACTAGATTATAGATTAGAAATAGCAAGTGGTTTATTTGGATTTAAATCAGGAGAGGGATTATTAAATACATTTAAGGGGAGAGGAAAAGTAATTATTCAAACGAGAAACATTCAATCTTTCGTGGATATTTTAGTTGATTATATACCATTTCCAAAGCAGGATAAGAACTAG
- a CDS encoding MATE family efflux transporter, with protein sequence MKKVDLTTGDIKKILLSLAFPIMGSSFLQMIYGLVDMFWVGKIGSNAVAAVGTASFFINLGYAINSMIVIGAGIKVSHVIGAKDIESTKEYIKASCTLNFLMAILFILPIVIFSKNLVKFFNLENEVEKMAQIYLIIGGVGLIFKFFNFLYTRILNSYGESKLPFKISSVGVILNIILDPIFIFVFDWGVAGAAIATVLAEGINTYLFVKKSKDYFRLESYISKSWNKMKEMMILGTPIAIQRVLFTGFGIAIAKIISQWGPDAIAAQKIGLQIESITFMTIAGLQGAISSFIGQNYGARLDDRIKSGYKTAMYLCTGIGVITTGIFIFFPGYLVKIFVEKPETVEISINYMRIIGLSQLFMCYEIVTNGAFSGIGKPKVPSIISIIFTSLRIPAALILSREEYFGLNGVWISIALSSVVKGILSPLIFKKYLNEGVDKK encoded by the coding sequence ATGAAAAAAGTAGATTTAACAACAGGAGACATAAAAAAAATACTACTCTCATTAGCTTTTCCAATAATGGGATCATCATTTTTACAGATGATATATGGATTAGTAGATATGTTTTGGGTGGGTAAAATAGGTAGTAATGCTGTAGCAGCAGTTGGAACTGCAAGTTTTTTTATAAATTTAGGATATGCAATTAACTCAATGATTGTAATAGGAGCAGGAATAAAAGTTTCTCATGTAATAGGGGCGAAGGATATTGAAAGTACTAAAGAGTATATAAAAGCATCATGTACCTTAAATTTTTTAATGGCAATATTATTTATTCTTCCGATTGTAATTTTTTCTAAAAATTTAGTAAAATTTTTTAATTTAGAAAATGAAGTTGAAAAAATGGCTCAAATATATCTAATTATTGGTGGAGTTGGATTGATTTTCAAGTTTTTTAATTTCTTATATACAAGAATTTTAAATAGTTATGGTGAAAGTAAGTTACCTTTTAAAATAAGTAGTGTGGGAGTTATTTTAAATATAATTTTAGATCCTATATTTATTTTTGTGTTCGATTGGGGAGTAGCTGGTGCTGCAATAGCTACAGTTTTAGCTGAGGGAATAAATACATATTTATTTGTAAAAAAATCAAAAGATTATTTTAGACTTGAAAGTTATATATCAAAAAGTTGGAATAAAATGAAAGAGATGATGATTTTAGGAACTCCAATTGCTATTCAAAGAGTTTTATTTACAGGATTTGGAATAGCTATAGCAAAAATAATATCTCAGTGGGGACCAGATGCTATTGCGGCTCAAAAAATTGGTTTACAAATAGAGTCTATAACTTTTATGACTATAGCTGGTCTACAAGGTGCTATTTCAAGTTTTATAGGTCAAAATTATGGTGCACGTCTAGACGATAGAATAAAATCTGGATATAAGACAGCTATGTATCTTTGTACAGGAATTGGAGTGATAACTACTGGAATATTTATATTTTTTCCTGGATATTTAGTTAAAATATTTGTAGAAAAACCTGAAACAGTAGAGATTTCTATAAATTATATGAGAATAATAGGATTATCTCAATTATTTATGTGTTATGAGATAGTAACAAATGGAGCTTTCAGTGGAATTGGGAAACCAAAAGTACCATCAATAATAAGTATAATATTTACATCGTTAAGAATACCAGCTGCTTTGATTTTATCAAGAGAAGAGTATTTTGGATTAAATGGAGTATGGATAAGTATAGCGTTATCGAGTGTAGTGAAAGGAATTTTATCACCATTGATTTTTAAAAAATACTTAAATGAAGGAGTTGATAAAAAATGA
- the gshAB gene encoding bifunctional glutamate--cysteine ligase GshA/glutathione synthetase GshB, whose translation MNTIEKIIKENSLGADIKKGRFGIEKESVRVNENGELATTPHPEIFGEKTENPYITVDFSESQIEMITPTVNSVEKAYDFLRNIHEIVATNLKDEYLWSQSVPPILPSEELIPLGKFPQNKELERYREKLALKYGRKKQLLSGIHFNFSFDDEFLKELYELSKEKISFKEFKNNIYLKISRNYFKYGWMIIYLLGASPVIHETYLQKCIDKMKKFTDDTYYFENLVSFRNGSCGYRNEKDFFVNYENVDKYVESLEKLIEKESISSAKEYYSPIRLKTKNPKEILKELKNSGIEYLEFRSIDLNPFSEIGIEKVDLEFLHLFILFLFLKDDEPFEEKDYFRYLKNQEILANRGNSDEFRLICCEDKSVSPKEYSMVILEEIERHLKNIGVFTSKDESTLQYQKNKVLSNTLYSDLVLKGVRTKGFVKFHIDKAKKFLLEMKKTPYTLKGFEDLELSTQILLKAAIKNGVKFEILDRDENFVYLEKNGKVEYVKQATKTSLDSYVTMLIMENKVVTKKVLEKENIIVPQGKDYFNIEEAKSDYRKYGAGTVIKPKSTNFGLGITIFKEEFSKEDYEKALEIAFKEDNAILIEKFVKGKEYRIFVIGDEVVGILHRVPANVRGDGERSIKELVEEKNLDPLRGIGYKTPLEKIKLEDPEKLFLKGQGLTMEYIPKKDEVVYLRENSNISTGGDSLDYTDDILDTYKEIAIKASKAVGARICGVDMMIEDIKNPNPKENYAIIELNFNPAIHIHCYPYKGKNRNLGEKILKALGYIEE comes from the coding sequence ATGAATACAATAGAAAAAATTATTAAAGAAAATTCTTTAGGGGCAGATATAAAAAAGGGAAGATTTGGAATTGAAAAAGAAAGTGTGAGGGTAAATGAAAACGGAGAGCTAGCTACAACACCTCATCCAGAGATTTTTGGAGAAAAAACAGAAAATCCTTATATAACAGTTGATTTTTCTGAAAGTCAAATTGAAATGATTACTCCTACAGTAAATAGTGTAGAAAAAGCTTATGATTTTTTAAGAAATATTCATGAGATAGTTGCAACAAATTTAAAAGATGAATATTTATGGTCTCAAAGTGTACCTCCAATATTACCATCTGAGGAGTTAATTCCACTTGGAAAGTTTCCTCAAAATAAAGAGTTAGAGAGATATAGAGAAAAGTTAGCATTAAAATATGGTAGAAAAAAACAACTTTTATCAGGAATACATTTTAATTTTTCTTTTGACGATGAATTTTTAAAGGAGCTATATGAGTTATCTAAGGAGAAAATATCATTTAAAGAGTTTAAAAATAATATTTATTTAAAAATATCTAGAAATTACTTTAAATATGGTTGGATGATTATATATCTATTAGGTGCAAGCCCTGTTATTCATGAGACATACCTTCAAAAATGTATAGACAAAATGAAAAAATTTACTGATGATACATACTATTTTGAAAATTTAGTTTCTTTTAGAAATGGTAGCTGTGGTTATAGAAATGAAAAAGATTTTTTTGTAAATTATGAAAATGTAGATAAATATGTTGAAAGCTTGGAGAAGTTAATAGAAAAAGAGAGTATTTCAAGTGCAAAAGAGTACTATAGTCCAATTAGATTAAAAACAAAAAACCCTAAAGAGATATTAAAAGAGTTAAAAAATAGTGGAATTGAGTATTTAGAGTTTAGATCAATAGATTTAAATCCATTTTCAGAGATAGGAATAGAGAAAGTAGATTTAGAATTTTTACATCTATTTATATTATTTTTATTCTTAAAAGATGATGAGCCTTTTGAGGAGAAAGATTATTTTAGATATTTAAAAAATCAAGAGATACTTGCAAATAGAGGAAATTCAGATGAATTTAGATTAATTTGCTGTGAGGATAAAAGTGTTTCACCTAAAGAATACTCTATGGTTATTTTAGAAGAGATAGAAAGACATTTAAAAAATATAGGAGTATTTACAAGTAAAGATGAGAGTACTTTACAATACCAAAAGAATAAAGTTTTATCTAATACTTTATATTCAGATTTAGTTTTAAAAGGAGTAAGAACAAAAGGATTTGTAAAATTTCATATAGATAAAGCTAAAAAGTTTTTACTTGAGATGAAAAAAACTCCATATACTCTTAAAGGATTTGAAGATTTGGAATTATCTACTCAGATACTATTAAAAGCAGCTATAAAAAATGGAGTTAAATTTGAAATTTTAGATAGAGATGAAAATTTTGTATATTTAGAAAAAAATGGGAAAGTAGAATATGTGAAACAAGCTACTAAGACATCTTTAGATTCATATGTGACTATGCTTATTATGGAGAACAAAGTTGTAACTAAAAAAGTTTTGGAAAAAGAGAATATTATAGTTCCTCAAGGAAAAGATTATTTTAATATTGAAGAAGCTAAAAGTGACTATAGAAAATATGGAGCTGGAACAGTTATAAAACCTAAATCTACAAATTTTGGACTTGGTATTACAATATTTAAAGAGGAGTTTTCAAAAGAGGATTATGAAAAAGCATTGGAAATAGCTTTTAAAGAGGATAATGCAATTCTTATAGAGAAATTTGTAAAAGGAAAAGAGTATAGAATTTTTGTTATAGGAGATGAAGTAGTTGGTATTTTACACAGAGTTCCTGCCAATGTAAGAGGAGATGGAGAGAGAAGCATAAAAGAGCTCGTAGAAGAAAAAAATTTAGATCCGTTGAGAGGTATTGGGTATAAAACTCCTTTAGAGAAGATAAAATTAGAGGATCCAGAAAAACTATTTTTAAAAGGACAGGGATTAACGATGGAATATATTCCTAAAAAGGATGAAGTTGTATACCTAAGAGAAAATTCAAATATAAGTACAGGTGGGGATAGCTTAGACTACACAGATGATATTTTAGATACGTATAAAGAGATTGCTATAAAGGCTTCTAAAGCCGTGGGGGCTAGAATATGTGGTGTAGATATGATGATAGAGGATATAAAAAATCCAAATCCAAAGGAAAATTACGCTATAATAGAGTTAAATTTTAATCCAGCAATACATATCCACTGCTATCCATATAAGGGTAAAAATAGAAATTTAGGAGAAAAGATATTAAAAGCATTGGGATATATTGAAGAATAA
- a CDS encoding L,D-transpeptidase: MKKIIIGLFTLFSLTFSNEVILKKELTYNKYTLENFYKYKNTSREFQWEKIENKISAIERFKSKYPKIGTLRNFKNSNGNPAQLESFLTSPERDKYGVRRYQGIPLYQSLDKKPLRYGWDGSLVGIIEEKDGFVKIKIKGIDGEWWTPKRYVKQILNEPTDKLIFIDRRNQNIVTLQNNNDVWLIRSMNPATTGLDKLPHNYPTPLGTFVVQDKKPRMNYLKLGSSSEIAGFAPYATRFSGGGYIHGIPVELPRTEIIEYSPTLGSTPRSRMCVRNASSHAKYVYEWVKPLRTIIVIIE; the protein is encoded by the coding sequence ATGAAAAAAATAATCATCGGTCTTTTTACTTTATTTAGTTTAACTTTTTCAAATGAAGTTATTTTAAAAAAAGAGTTAACTTATAATAAATACACTTTAGAAAATTTTTATAAATATAAAAATACATCTAGAGAGTTTCAATGGGAAAAAATTGAGAATAAAATATCAGCCATAGAGAGATTTAAAAGTAAATATCCTAAAATAGGAACTTTAAGAAATTTTAAAAATTCAAATGGTAATCCAGCTCAATTAGAAAGTTTTTTAACATCTCCAGAAAGAGATAAATATGGTGTTAGAAGATATCAAGGTATACCACTATATCAATCGTTAGATAAAAAACCATTAAGATATGGATGGGATGGATCTTTAGTGGGGATTATAGAAGAAAAGGATGGTTTTGTAAAAATAAAAATAAAGGGTATAGATGGAGAGTGGTGGACACCAAAGAGGTATGTAAAACAGATATTAAATGAACCTACAGATAAATTAATATTTATAGATAGGAGAAATCAAAATATAGTTACTTTACAGAACAATAATGATGTTTGGTTAATTAGAAGTATGAATCCAGCTACTACAGGGTTAGATAAGTTACCTCATAACTATCCAACACCTTTAGGAACTTTTGTTGTTCAAGATAAAAAACCTAGAATGAATTATTTAAAACTAGGAAGTTCATCTGAAATTGCTGGATTTGCACCATATGCAACTAGATTTTCAGGTGGAGGATATATTCATGGAATACCAGTAGAGCTACCTAGAACAGAGATTATTGAATACTCTCCAACTTTAGGGTCAACACCTAGATCTAGAATGTGTGTTAGGAACGCTTCATCTCATGCTAAATATGTTTACGAGTGGGTTAAACCCCTTAGAACTATTATTGTTATCATTGAATAA
- a CDS encoding Na/Pi cotransporter family protein encodes MIWAILIDFIGSLGIFLYALELVSKESQKVFGENIKEYLKRLTENKYKAIATGAIVTGIVQSSSVVSVLIVNLVNSGILNLRDSIGLILGTNIGTTVTGWIFSIKITAFSIPLISVGSIIYFFSNKEVKKSKGKFIFGFGLLLLGLQYMSNSINPLRNDPNFIALFTLFKADTYFNIIKVVAIGAVVTAIIQSSSAAVGIILALGLQGLINLETILALVLGANIGTTITPIISALNSNYEAKRTAMLCFFIKFILAIFFILIFPVYVKIIETLTVSSGIAIKTAVANTFVNVINTVIFLPFFGTIERVFSNIYKGKIDKVSISETELNTFLEITSNTMINIFNKEIVKVMKIIEDIFSKNEENESYKKIVLIDKEITEYFILKSGTLEKNIDSFKIYRYIKILSELKTIAKYLLKIKKTLSKENQKKEITNFYKILNIIFNDIRESYEDKKTNGLDDTLENITFLEKEIVAFQEKETSLENLKILTLYKRVIIHFRDLVKLYIRN; translated from the coding sequence ATGATTTGGGCTATTTTAATTGATTTCATAGGAAGTTTAGGGATATTTTTATATGCACTAGAATTAGTGTCAAAGGAAAGTCAAAAAGTTTTTGGAGAAAATATAAAAGAATATTTAAAAAGATTAACTGAAAATAAATATAAGGCTATTGCTACAGGAGCTATTGTAACAGGTATAGTTCAGTCCTCTTCAGTTGTATCAGTTTTAATTGTTAACTTGGTAAATTCAGGAATTTTAAATTTAAGAGATTCAATAGGATTAATTTTAGGAACGAATATAGGAACTACAGTAACAGGATGGATATTTAGCATTAAAATAACAGCTTTTTCAATACCTCTAATATCTGTGGGTAGTATAATTTATTTTTTCTCAAATAAAGAAGTAAAGAAATCAAAAGGAAAGTTTATCTTTGGATTTGGGTTGCTACTTTTAGGTCTTCAATATATGAGTAACTCTATAAACCCACTGAGAAATGATCCTAACTTTATAGCTCTTTTTACACTTTTCAAAGCTGACACATATTTTAATATAATAAAAGTTGTTGCCATAGGAGCAGTTGTAACAGCGATAATTCAATCATCATCTGCAGCAGTGGGGATTATTTTAGCACTAGGTCTTCAAGGGCTAATAAACTTAGAAACAATATTAGCTTTAGTGTTAGGAGCCAATATAGGAACAACAATAACACCAATTATATCAGCTTTAAATAGTAATTATGAAGCTAAAAGAACAGCTATGCTTTGTTTTTTTATAAAATTTATTTTGGCGATATTCTTTATTTTGATATTTCCTGTATATGTAAAAATTATAGAGACTTTAACAGTATCTAGTGGAATAGCAATAAAAACAGCAGTGGCAAATACTTTTGTAAATGTAATAAATACTGTTATATTTTTACCTTTTTTTGGAACGATAGAAAGAGTATTTTCTAATATTTATAAAGGTAAGATTGATAAAGTATCCATTTCAGAGACAGAATTAAATACATTTTTAGAGATAACATCAAATACAATGATAAACATCTTTAACAAAGAGATAGTAAAAGTTATGAAGATTATTGAAGATATTTTTTCAAAAAATGAAGAGAATGAAAGCTATAAAAAAATAGTGCTAATAGATAAAGAGATTACAGAATATTTTATTTTAAAATCAGGTACTTTAGAAAAAAATATAGATAGTTTTAAAATATATCGGTATATTAAAATTTTATCTGAATTGAAAACCATTGCTAAATATTTACTAAAAATAAAGAAAACTTTATCAAAAGAGAATCAAAAAAAAGAAATTACAAATTTTTATAAAATCTTAAATATTATCTTTAATGATATTAGAGAATCTTATGAGGATAAGAAAACTAATGGATTAGATGATACTTTAGAAAATATAACGTTTTTAGAAAAAGAGATAGTAGCTTTTCAAGAGAAAGAGACAAGTTTAGAAAATTTAAAAATATTAACACTATATAAGCGAGTAATAATTCACTTTAGAGATTTAGTAAAATTATATATAAGAAATTAA
- a CDS encoding cation:proton antiporter domain-containing protein: MIGIDETNIFYLLLQLSIIFILTNFVNSFLKKINQPTITGDLLVGIILGPTILGSFFPKIYNFIFPRNLVQVAMLDTLGWFGLFLVLLSTGIEVDFSSIWKQRKNALVISTLDIIVPIIFSMAFIYFLPSRYFEFSDNKFITSFFISVIMTISALPIAIRALREVGIMKSDLGFLIISALTINDIIGWIIFTLLLSLFSMKFFDWEIAIKITLYTGVFTFLALNVGKKVVNWLFSKVVNQDSDGVQGVLAVLISTGVVFGLITLEIGIHTLFGFFIAGIVAGDSPIFTKSARNTVHNFVYSIFASLFFVNIGLKINFFESFNLFLALFITFVGIIGRYLGAWIGSTLSKNIKYRNIISIAHTPGGEMHIVVSLIALSFGLLNKELFVAIVFAAILSSIINGPWLAVASKRFNYLESFEVLVYPGIKLEAQYKEQVISKLLDLLKLEYREVNILENVLDREDIVCSGLQNSIAIPKGNMEDETKTKIIYARLENPINWNSLDGKLTKNIFLILTSREEEENQIKVVKKITNFSKKCDEIKELDELSTEKNIEDYITKILSD; the protein is encoded by the coding sequence ATGATAGGAATTGATGAGACTAATATATTTTATCTACTACTTCAGTTATCAATAATCTTTATATTAACAAATTTTGTAAATAGTTTTTTAAAAAAAATTAATCAGCCAACTATAACGGGGGATTTATTGGTAGGTATTATTTTAGGACCCACTATATTAGGGTCATTTTTTCCTAAAATATATAACTTTATATTTCCCCGAAATCTTGTTCAAGTAGCTATGTTAGATACATTAGGATGGTTTGGACTATTTTTAGTTCTTTTATCAACTGGAATAGAGGTAGATTTTTCAAGTATTTGGAAACAAAGGAAAAATGCTCTAGTTATTTCAACTTTAGATATAATAGTACCTATAATATTTTCAATGGCTTTCATATATTTTTTACCAAGTAGGTATTTTGAATTTAGTGATAATAAGTTTATAACCTCATTTTTTATCTCAGTTATTATGACTATAAGTGCTTTGCCCATAGCTATTAGAGCTTTAAGAGAAGTTGGAATAATGAAAAGTGATTTGGGATTTTTAATAATATCAGCACTAACAATTAACGATATTATAGGTTGGATTATATTTACTCTTTTACTTTCTCTTTTTTCAATGAAATTTTTTGATTGGGAGATAGCTATAAAAATAACTCTATACACAGGTGTATTTACATTTTTAGCTTTAAATGTAGGGAAAAAAGTTGTAAATTGGCTTTTTTCAAAAGTTGTAAATCAAGATAGTGATGGAGTTCAAGGAGTATTAGCTGTTTTAATATCAACTGGAGTTGTTTTTGGACTGATAACTTTAGAGATTGGAATTCATACACTTTTTGGTTTTTTTATAGCTGGAATTGTAGCTGGAGATTCACCAATTTTTACAAAAAGTGCTAGAAATACTGTACATAATTTTGTCTACTCTATATTTGCATCTCTGTTCTTTGTAAATATAGGACTTAAGATTAATTTTTTTGAAAGTTTTAATCTGTTTTTAGCTCTCTTTATAACATTTGTAGGTATTATAGGAAGGTATTTAGGAGCATGGATTGGCTCAACTTTATCGAAGAATATAAAGTATAGAAATATAATTTCAATAGCTCATACTCCTGGAGGAGAGATGCATATAGTTGTAAGTTTGATAGCTTTAAGCTTTGGGTTATTAAATAAAGAACTTTTTGTAGCCATAGTTTTTGCAGCAATTTTATCATCTATAATTAATGGTCCTTGGCTAGCAGTTGCATCTAAGCGTTTTAATTATTTAGAGAGTTTCGAAGTATTAGTGTATCCAGGTATAAAGTTAGAAGCTCAATATAAAGAGCAAGTAATTAGTAAACTCTTAGATTTATTGAAATTAGAATATAGAGAAGTTAATATTTTAGAAAATGTTTTAGATAGAGAGGATATTGTTTGTTCTGGATTACAGAATAGTATAGCTATTCCCAAAGGAAATATGGAGGATGAAACTAAAACTAAAATAATATATGCACGTTTGGAAAATCCTATAAACTGGAACTCATTAGATGGAAAATTAACTAAAAATATATTTTTAATATTAACTTCAAGGGAGGAAGAGGAAAATCAAATTAAAGTTGTAAAAAAAATTACAAATTTTTCTAAAAAATGTGATGAAATAAAAGAGTTAGATGAGTTATCTACAGAGAAAAACATTGAGGATTATATAACAAAAATATTATCAGATTAA
- a CDS encoding dicarboxylate/amino acid:cation symporter translates to MKKLSNSTTIIISMFLGIIAGILLQDKAAIFAPLGDIFLKLITMLIVPLVFFNIILGAISLGKTKSAGKVGLLTLGYYLFTSCIAVVIGIGAGYIFNPGVGVIVPASLLAKEGAYAGANSGLDFWGTIINIIPDNPFKSLIEGNILQIIFFSLFFGLCLSKVSDEKQKPIIDLLETVNETLIKMIEKILLLAPLGVFALMANSIALFGINILLLVTKLFLVFSLALGLIHFIMLPGFVKLFTGISPIKFIKKTAPAQILAFSTASSMATLPVNTECCKKLGVKNSTASFILPLGATVNMNGNAMLYGLVTMFFAQMFGVDLGPSEYVAIVLTSVLGAVGTAGVPGPSLLVVAVLAAAGVPVIALPLVFGIDRIMDMMRTSTNILGDASCAVIMESILNKEKEVI, encoded by the coding sequence ATGAAGAAACTTAGTAACAGTACAACTATAATTATTTCTATGTTTTTAGGTATAATTGCTGGAATTCTTTTACAGGATAAGGCAGCTATATTTGCACCATTAGGAGATATATTTTTAAAATTAATTACAATGCTTATAGTTCCACTAGTATTTTTTAACATCATTCTTGGAGCTATATCTTTAGGTAAAACAAAATCTGCTGGAAAAGTTGGACTTTTAACTTTAGGATACTATCTATTTACATCGTGTATCGCTGTTGTTATTGGAATTGGAGCTGGATATATATTCAATCCTGGAGTTGGAGTTATAGTTCCTGCATCACTGTTAGCAAAAGAGGGTGCCTATGCAGGTGCAAACTCTGGATTAGATTTTTGGGGAACTATTATCAATATAATACCTGATAATCCTTTTAAATCATTAATCGAAGGAAATATTTTACAAATTATTTTCTTTTCACTATTCTTTGGACTATGTTTATCTAAAGTATCTGATGAAAAACAAAAACCAATTATAGATCTTTTAGAAACAGTTAATGAAACTTTAATAAAAATGATTGAAAAGATTCTTCTTTTAGCTCCACTTGGTGTTTTTGCACTGATGGCTAACTCTATTGCGCTTTTTGGTATTAATATACTTTTATTAGTTACAAAATTATTTTTAGTATTCTCTTTAGCTCTTGGTTTAATACATTTTATTATGTTACCAGGATTTGTTAAATTGTTTACTGGAATATCACCAATTAAATTTATTAAGAAAACTGCTCCTGCACAGATTTTAGCATTTTCAACTGCTTCATCTATGGCTACACTGCCAGTTAATACTGAGTGTTGTAAAAAGCTTGGAGTAAAAAACTCAACTGCTTCATTTATATTACCTTTGGGAGCTACTGTTAATATGAATGGAAATGCTATGCTTTATGGACTTGTAACAATGTTCTTTGCTCAGATGTTTGGAGTAGATCTTGGACCAAGTGAATATGTAGCAATAGTTCTTACATCTGTTCTTGGGGCTGTTGGAACTGCTGGGGTTCCTGGTCCATCACTACTTGTTGTTGCTGTTTTAGCTGCTGCTGGGGTTCCTGTTATAGCTCTTCCACTGGTATTTGGAATTGATAGAATAATGGATATGATGAGAACTTCTACTAACATCTTAGGAGATGCTTCATGTGCAGTTATTATGGAAAGTATCTTAAACAAAGAAAAAGAGGTTATATAA